The following coding sequences are from one Sphingobium sp. Cam5-1 window:
- a CDS encoding YbaB/EbfC family nucleoid-associated protein, which produces MKDLNEILGMASRVQEELQRAQDNLDKIEVEGAAGGGLVKVRASAKGRIVGVSIDDSLLAPSEKQMLEDLVAAAFNDARKKADEVSSAEMSKMTSGLPLPPGFKLPF; this is translated from the coding sequence ATGAAGGATCTGAACGAAATATTGGGCATGGCCAGCCGCGTGCAGGAAGAGCTGCAACGCGCACAGGACAATCTCGACAAGATCGAGGTTGAGGGAGCCGCAGGCGGCGGTCTGGTAAAGGTCCGCGCTTCGGCCAAGGGGCGTATCGTGGGCGTGTCGATCGACGACAGCCTGCTCGCTCCTAGCGAAAAGCAGATGCTTGAGGATTTGGTAGCCGCAGCTTTCAATGACGCTCGCAAGAAAGCGGACGAAGTAAGTTCTGCGGAAATGTCGAAGATGACGAGCGGCCTCCCGCTTCCGCCGGGGTTCAAGCTGCCTTTCTGA